The Mustelus asterias unplaced genomic scaffold, sMusAst1.hap1.1 HAP1_SCAFFOLD_503, whole genome shotgun sequence genome includes a region encoding these proteins:
- the polr2g gene encoding DNA-directed RNA polymerase II subunit RPB7, whose amino-acid sequence MFYHISLEHEILLHPRYFGPNLLNTVKQKLFTEVEGTCTGKYGFVIAVTTIDNIGAGVIQPGRGFVLYPVKYKAIVFRPFKGEVVDAVVTQVNKVGLFTEIGPMSCFISRHSIPSEMEFDPNSNPPCYKTSDEDIVIQQDDEIRLKVVGTRVDKNDIFAIGSLMDDYLGLVS is encoded by the exons ATGTTTTACCAT ATTTCCCTGGAGCACGAGATTCTGCTGCATCCTCGGTATTTTGGCCCGAACCTGCTCAACACCGTGAAGCAGAAGCTGTTCACAGAGGTGGAGGGAACCTGCACCGGAAA GTACGGTTTTGTCATTGCCGTCACCACCATAGACAACATTGGAGCTGGAGTGATTCAGCCAGGGAGGGGATTTGTACTCTACCCAGTCAAGTACAAGGCTATCGTCTTCCGGCCATTTAAAGGGGAGGTGGTCGACGCTGTGGTCACTCAGGTCAACAAG GTTGGACTTTTCACAGAGATTGGGCCCATGTCGTGTTTCATCTCCAGACAC TCTATCCCGTCGGAAATGGAGTTCGACCCCAATTCCAACCCTCCCTGTTACAAGACCAGCGATGAG GACATTGTTATCCAGCAGGATGACGAAATTCGACTCAAGGTGGTCGGAACCAGAGTGGATAAGAACGACATT TTTGCGATCGGCTCTCTGATGGATGACTATCTGG